The Stomoxys calcitrans chromosome 3, idStoCalc2.1, whole genome shotgun sequence genome includes a region encoding these proteins:
- the LOC106080832 gene encoding uncharacterized protein LOC106080832 → MKRFCFCQVQKRKMQSIKLVQCVVVVFCVALIHLPGVHMDTDEDETNVSGRIIYDQRQSGKYNIHVVIKDVAIIEMGQNEIEDSSYNDEDYYYDDNDLTVKPITLNPPTSTSTAQIPTSTTTTTTSKSEEHSTTPNMESESSTKQATTESETTFPKQQKDETATLTPATIIWNTLSSIISKKPIKEELSPPSPTPFSKHSNAHVRPRSKVEPIYAIDEESKAREDSVPIDAEPKLMKNSKIFKVKVHRSPYPPHHYSPLKIQSRRCRSNQYRDISGNCRTKRSPSSSLLNRLFHMLVTLPFVHGEQHQNED, encoded by the exons ATGAAGCGATTTTGTTTTTGCCAAGTCCAAAAGAGAAAGATGCAATCAATAAAACTGGTTCAATGTGTAGTGGTGGTATTTTGTGTGGCATTAATACATTTGCCAGGAGTTCACATGGACACAGATGAAGATGAAACTAATGTCAGCGGACGCATAATTTATGATCAACGTCAAAGTGGAAAATACAATATacatgttgttataaaagatgTGGCCATTATTGAAATGGGTCAAAATGAAATCGAAGAT tcTAGCTACAACGATGAGGACTACTATTACGATGACAACGATTTAACTGTCAAACCCATTACTCTCAATCCTCCAACTTCAACTTCTACAGCGCAAATACCTACATCCACAACCACCACCACGACATCAAAGAGTGAAGAACATTCAACAACGCCTAACATGGAATCAGAATCTTCCACTAAACAAGCAACTACCGAAAGTGAAACAACATTTCCAAAACAGCAAAAAGATGAAACGGCAACATTGACCCCAGCAACCATAATATGGAATACATTATCATCAATTATTTCCAAAAAACCCATAAAAGAAGAATTATCACCCCCATCACCAACTCCATTTTCAAAACACAGTAATGCTCATGTAAGACCCCGCAGCAAAGTTGAGCCAATTTATGCCATTGATGAGGAATCTAAGGCTAGAGAAGACTCCGTGCCCATAGATGCTGAGCCGAAGCTtatgaaaaattccaaaatatttAAAGTAAAAGTTCATAGATCACCCTATCCACCACATCACTATTCGCCATTGAAGATACAATCAAGACGCTGCCGTTCGAATCAATATAGAGATATAAGTGGCAATTGTCGCACCAAGAGATCGCCTTCCAGTTCACTATT AAATCGCCTGTTCCACATGTTGGTTACATTACCCTTCGTCCATGGCGAGCAGCATCAGAATGAAGACTGA
- the LOC106080821 gene encoding dyslexia-associated protein KIAA0319-like protein, whose product MMITRFFIAWEMRLLVLLATYVVAILAADTAVTTEIPTAGHEVTQGDTPVSTRNVGDGDLTVLCPNMVRYVFESAMPHDESKSGIYEKYPSTDEGEVDLRTCVEACCEKGRNNTCNVVFMFKRKCYHVRCVSNEACLPKERRTLPTGRIQMVLVNPVRSDTQKEKYSWLDTLKSSKALNEMMPFDETEGNENINSLNFWKQPHKLPYYSRTAESSPGNYDEDDDFPLAEKRVKQLLMSSPLDENEGILPEDLSYYRANLSPESAALTNFLTCSPDMTSEGATRCALNEECVSVDTNTGICKCIRGFVRNHLRVCVPDSMDYNLMDETGAAHNIMMASASSNEATTMQKPETEPTPKTEPNKKLMVSVVSKEVRLPEKEVTLAAFTVPDEQSSNTKYKYLWTLINQPKSPMNGTISDQSQSKVKLSNLSEGLYTFKVTVTGDNGTYGEGMANVTVLPEKRINRVPQVIITPSEQTIRQPTTNAILDGSTSIDDDKIVSWHWEVVSGPIGYQPKLPEVNTLQLTDLTSPGNYTFKLTVTDTDNVTNSTTANVTVLKGTDYPPVANAGDAVILYLPNNNVTLNGTASSDDHEIVAWEWTKDASDEAKAVDMQNTRTPYVQLSNLEEGMYTFVLKVTDGSGQSSTAKVHVFVKPPTNSPPVAVAGTNMTINLPTNWITLNGSASTDDIGIKSYEWKEVSGPNTAMILRSNETVANATGLTLGAYEFQLTVVDESNNTASDHMWLKVVQEKNSPPVANAGGDQSITLPVSAIYFNGSASSDDLGVSKYQWTREDASLAAGKIVGNTDSSPIMILTNLVSGRYVFKLTVSDDQGLTSSDTASVFIHPDPMLLNLVQLTLPMNISMLTHSALTTIVQKIGLLMGDMKIQVRDLQHDSRTNAAILVFYVELQKAGKTSPVDGLTIERLLKEKLQRDASILGTVFADVRTMVCQNKCSGHGVCNSDTRACFCEAFWMPSFGYFWGFEEANCDWSVLYVFVGVIVSLLLLSAIFWGIAIACRQTKKPRSRPKVQKYSLIGTQDEEAPNYSRTSLTDSETDSDVLFESRSKSNGILRLNGTSKNRQNGHDRSKYPGKHGRKIKT is encoded by the exons ATGATGATTACAAGATTTTTTATTGCCTGGGAGATGAGGTTGTTAGTTCTGCTTGCAACATATGTGGTAGCAATTTTAGCAGCGGACACCGCTGTTACTACAGAAATTCCAACTGCTGGGCATGAGGTCACACAAGGTGATACACCCGTAAGTACACGAAATGTGGGAGATGGTGATTTGACGGTCCTGTGTCCCAATATGGTGAGATATGTTTTTGAGAGTGCCATGCCCCATGATGAATCCAAGTCGGGAATATATGAAAAGTATCCTTCGACGGATGAAGGCGAAGTAGACTTGCGTACTTGTGTGGAGGCTTGCTGCGAAAAAGGACGCAATAACACTTGCAATGTGGTGTTTATGTTTAAACGCAAATGTTATCATGTGCGTTGTGTGAGTAATGAGGCATGTCTGCCTAAGGAGCGTAGAACACTGCCAACAGGGCGCATACAGATGGTGTTGGTTAATCCGGTGAGAAGTGATACGCAAAAAGAGAAATACTCATGGCTGGATACGCTGAAGTCCTCAAAAGCCTTAAACGAAATGATGCCCTTCGATGAGACCGAAGGTAATGAAAACATAAATTCCCTGAACTTTTGGAAACAACCTCATAAACTCCCATATTATTCGCGTACGGCTGAATCGTCTCCGGGGAATtatgatgaagatgatgatttCCCTCTGGCCGAAAAAAGGGTAAAACAGTTGCTAATGTCATCGCCACTGGATGAGAATGAGGGAATATTACCCGAAGATTTGTCCTATTACAGGGCCAACTTGTCGCCCGAATCGGCTGCTTTAACAAACTTTCTAACTTGCAGTCCAGACATGACATCTGAGGGCGCTACAAGATGCGCCCTGAATGAGGAATGCGTTTCGGTAGATACAAATACGGGTATTTGTAAATGTATACGGGGTTTTGTGCGCAATCATCTGCGGGTTTGTGTGCCAGACTCCATGGACTACAACTTGATGGACGAAACaggagcagctcataacatAATGATGGCTTCGGCATCTTCCAATGAAGCCACGACAATGCAGAAGCCAGAGACTGAACCCACTCCCAAAACTGAACCAAATAAAAAACTGATGGTATCGGTCGTCTCGAAGGAAGTGCGTTTGCCCGAGAAAGAAGTAACACTGGCTGCCTTCACCGTACCCGATGAACAGTCCAGCAATACCAAATATAAGTACCTGTGGACACTTATCAATCAACCCAAAAGTCCCATGAATGGTACCATATCCGACCAAAGTCAATCGAAGGTCAAATTATCCAACCTCTCCGAGGGCCTGTATACATTTAAGGTAACCGTGACGGGGGATAATGGCACTTATGGTGAAGGCATGGCAAATGTTACAGTCCTGCCAGAAAAACGTATAAACCGAGTGCCGCAGGTGATAATAACACCCAGCGAACAGACCATCAGGCAGCCAACAACAAACGCCATTTTAGACGGCAGTACCAGCATAGATGATGATAAAATTGTATCATGGCACTGGGAAGTAGTCTCCGGCCCAATTGGATATCAACCTAAGCTACCCGAGGTGAACACACTGCAATTGACTGATCTCACTTCTCCAGGAAATTACACCTTTAAGTTGACTGTAACTGACACCGATAACGTTACAAATTCCACAACAGCGAATGTAACAGTGCTAAAAGGCACCGATTACCCCCCGGTGGCCAATGCTGGAGATGCTGTTATACTCTATTTGCCCAACAACAATGTTACCCTCAATGGCACCGCTAGCTCGGATGATCACGAAATTGTTGCCTGGGAATGGACCAAGGATGCCAGCGATGAAGCAAAGGCTGTTGATATGCAAAACACCAGAACACCCTACGTGCAGTTGTCCAATTTGGAAGAGGGCATGTATACATTCGTTTTAAAGGTGACTGATGGCAGTGGCCAATCGAGCACAGCCAAGGTTCATGTATTTGTAAAGCCACCCACAAATTCCCCACCTGTGGCAGTGGCGGGTACGAATATG ACTATAAATTTGCCCACCAACTGGATTACGCTCAATGGATCTGCTTCCACAGATGATATAGGCATAAAATCCTATGAGTGGAAAGAAGTAAGTGGACCCAACACAGCCATGATACTGAGATCAAATGAAACG GTAGCTAATGCCACTGGTCTTACTTTGGGTGCTTATGAATTTCAACTCACCGTTGTTGATGAGAGCAATAACACTGCCAGCGATCATATGTGGCTAAAAGTGGTGCAAGAGAAGAATTCTCCACCAGTGGCAAATGCTGGGGGCGACCAAAGCATTACCTTGCCAGTGTCAGCGATTTATTTCAATGGCTCTGCTTCTTCGGATGATTTGGGTGTATCGAAATATCAATGGACTCGCGAAGATGCCAGTTTGGCTGCCGGCAAGATTGTGGGCAATACGGATAGCAGTCCCATAATGATT CTAACCAATTTGGTGTCTGGACGTTATGTCTTCAAACTAACCGTAAGTGATGATCAAGGCTTGACCAGTTCAGATACTGCCAGCGTTTTTATACATCCCGACCCTATGCTCTTGAATTTGGTACAACTAACGTTGCCCATGAATATATCCATGTTGACACATTCCGCTCTGACAACGATTGTGCAAAAAATTGGTCTGCTAATGGGTGACATGAAGATCCAAGTGCGTGACTTGCAGCATGATTCGCGAACCAATGCCGCCATATTGGTGTTCTATGTGGAG TTGCAAAAAGCTGGTAAAACTTCTCCCGTGGATGGCTTGACCATAGAGCGTTTGCTTAAAGAGAAACTACAACGAGATGCCTCCATATTGGGTACAGTGTTTGCCGATGTTCGCACCATGGTCTGCCAGAATAAATGTTCCGGTCATGGTGTTTGCAACTCTGATACACGAGCCTGTTTCTGTGAAGCCTTTTGGATGCCATCATTTGGATATTTCTGGGGATTCGAGGAGGCCAATTGTG ATTGGTCCGTCCTTTATGTTTTTGTGGGTGTCATAGTatcattgttgttattgtctgCCATATTTTGGGGCATTGCCATTGCCTGTAGGCAAACGAAAAAACCACGTTCCAGACCAAAAGTTCAAAAGTATTCATTGATTGGAACACAGGACGAAGAAGCGCCTAATT ACTCACGCACATCTTTGACAGATTCGGAAACCGATTCAGATGTTCTCTTCGAATCACGTTCTAAATCGAATGGCATCTTGCGTTTAAATGGCACTTCGAAAAATCGACAAAACGGTCATGATCGCAGTAAATATCCTGGGAAACATGGTCGTAAGATTAAGACGTAA